One Panicum virgatum strain AP13 chromosome 9K, P.virgatum_v5, whole genome shotgun sequence genomic region harbors:
- the LOC120651374 gene encoding uncharacterized protein LOC120651374 — translation MTSPAALAPPLDNDDLLSLILVRLPPLASSFSSPALVCKRWHRLVRDPGFLRRLRAFHRTPPVVGFFHNSPDSPRFVATQGMSGIRIATAARDLRRDGAGGMWWFVDCRHGRALLRSRDWVDLLVWDPITGHHVLINVPDQVRAGASDCNAAVLCPSGTTGCGGACRSSPFSVVVVFTRGHCAFTCVYSSLTGAWGELVSMPTPSQECELTEEPGAFVGDAMYWLLGESSILEFRLGDQKLALVERPLEIFSVYRRNIRVLRSEGSVLALAAVKNFSLHLWAREADNCGTTKWVLHRAIELCTLLELPLTQPRVGSIPVWISGLGEDGNVVFLRTILGMFVLWPETMQFKMVTNNVLMKTVYPYAKFYFPEGL, via the exons ATGACCTCCCCGGCGGCCCTGGCGCCGCCGCTAGACAACGATGATCTCCTCTCCTTGATCCTCGTCCGCCTCCCGCCGCTGGCGTCCTCTTTCTCCAGCCCCGCCCTCGTCTGCAAGCGCTGGCACCGCCTCGTCCGCGACCCGGGTTTCCTCCGCCGCTTGCGCGCATTTCATCGAACACCTCCCGTGGTCGGCTTCTTCCACAACTCCCCGGACTCCCCCCGCTTCGTGGCCACCCAAGGCATGTCCGGCATACGAATTGCCACCGCGGCGCGGGATCTCCGGagggacggcgccggcggcatgtGGTGGTTCGTCGACTGCCGCCACGGTCGCGCCCTTCTCCGCAGTCGTGACTGGGTCGATCTGCTCGTCTGGGATCCCATCACCGGCCACCACGTCTTAATCAACGTCCCCGACCAGGTACGGGCAGGCGCGTCCGACTGTAACGCCGCAGTCCTCTGCCCATCAGGCACCACTGGCTGCGGGGGCGCTTGCCGCTCCAGCCCCTTCAGTGTGGTTGTCGTGTTCACCAGGGGGCACTGCGCCTTCACCTGCGTGTACTCGTCACTGACCGGAGCGTGGGGCGAGCTGGTCTCCATGCCGACGCCATCACAGGAATGTGAGCTCACGGAGGAGCCTGGCGCCTTTGTTGGGGATGCAATGTATTGGCTACTTGGCGAGAGCAGCATACTTGAGTTTCGACTGGGTGACCAAAAATTAGCTCTTGTTGAGCGCCCGTTGGAGATATTTTCTGTCTACAGGCGGAACATCCGTGTTCTGAGGTCCGAAGGCAGCGTGCTTGCCCTTGCTGCTGTGAAGAATTTTAGCCTGCATCTATGGGCACGGGAGGCTGACAATTGTGGCACTACAAAGTGGGTGCTGCACAGAGCAATTGAACTCTGTACACTCCTTGAACTGCCATTGACGCAGCCTCGTGTGGGTTCCATTCCTGTCTGGATAAGTGGGCTTGGTGAGGACGGCAATGTAGTTTTTCTACGGACTATACTCGGCATGTTTGTGCTCTGGCCTGAGACTATGCAGTTCAAGATGGTCACTAACAACGTGCTCATGAAGACAGTTTATCCGTATGCTAAATTTTATTTTCCAGAAG GCCTTTAA
- the LOC120651375 gene encoding probable E3 ubiquitin-protein ligase RHB1A: MGGCCCCSSRRSEAVRAPIVYRQQNLEEHEPLSSAFDGSSPASAIVAVDTNLDTSTPDTYRAPPAPLPYDVVLAVPDNPDAGLDKSDIKNKTDDQQESINDQESLKVDESCKKGVPEDKPDEEDVCPICLEEYDEENPRSVTKCEHHFHLCCILEWMERSDTCPVCDQITLVDEMFE, from the exons AtgggtggctgctgctgctgttcgtCGAGAAGATCTGAAGCAGTTAGAGCACCAATTGTATAT CGTCAACAAAATCTGGAGGAGCATGAGCCGCTGTCCTCAGCTTTTGATGGTTCATCTCCAGCCTCTGCAATTGTTGCAGTAGACACAAATCTTGATACATCCACACCTGACACTTATCGAGCACCACCTGCACCTTTGCCTTATGATGTTGTTTTGGCAGTTCCAGATAACCCTG ATGCAGGTTTGGATAAGTCAGACATTAAAAACAAAACTGATGACCAACAGGAGTCCATAAATGATCAGGAGTCCTTAAAGGTGGATGAGTCATGCAAGAAAGGTGTCCCTGAAGATAAGCCTGATGAGGAGGATGTTTGTCCTATCTGCCTTGAAG AATATGATGAAGAAAATCCCCGTTCTGTAACTAAATGTGAGCATCATTTCCATCTTTGCTGCATCCTTGAATGGATGGAACGAAGTGATACGTGCCCAGTTTGTGATCAG ATAACCTTGGTGGATGAGATGTTCGAATAA